DNA from Asticcacaulis excentricus:
TCAGAGCCGCAACCGGCACCGCCGCCCACCGAGGCGATGGACACTCCGCAGCACGCGCCCCTGCCGCCGCCAACCCATACTGAGACGCCGTCCGCCCTCACCTCGCACCGCAAGGCCGAGCCCGCCACCGCGCCGGTCAGCCCCGTCGAAGTCAAGCCCGACGGTATCATGCAGCTTTCGGGCGGCTCACCCGTGCCTTTCTGGGGCGGGGTGACGGTAATCAGTCTGGGTTGGGCCCTGTGCCTGACGGCCTTTATTCTGGGGGCCGAAACCCAGATCGCCGCCTTCACGCTTCAGCCGTTCCGCGTGGTAATTCTGGGGGCGCTGGCCCTGTTCCCCATCGGTCTGATCGTCGCCACGGCCTTTGCGCTGCGCCATGCCGCCGCCCTGTCGCGCGAAGCCCGCCGCACCGCCGCGCTGGCCGACGCCATGGTTGCCCCCGCCGCCATTGCCGCCACCCAGACGACCGCTCTCGTCGAATCGCTGCGTCAGCAGGTCGAACAGGCGGTGCGCGCCGTGCGCGTGGCGCACAACGACCTCAATGAACTCAGCCTGCGCATGAAGGTTGAAACCGAGTCCATGCTGGCCGCTGCCGAACAGGCGCGCCAATCAACGCAGACCATCACCGGGGCCCTGTCGCTTGAGCGGCAGGCGGCGATGGATATGGGCGTGCAACTCGATGAACAGGCGCGCGGCGTTATCGACGCCGTGGACCGTCAGGCCCGTATGGTCGCCGATGCCTCCGATCTGGCTCAGACGCAGTTGCGCGAAGCCGAGGCCGCACTGGCGGCGCGCGCGGCTGACCTTGCCACCGTGGCCGCCGATACGCACAATACGGCGCGCACCGTCGCCGAAGACCTGGATCGTCAGACCCTGCGTCTGGAAACCGCCGGGGCCGGCGTCGCCGATCAGATCCGCAGCGTCGAGGAAGGCCTGGGGCAGCAGCGCGCCGGGCTGGTCTCCGCCGCCCTGTCGCTGCGCGCCGATCAGGAAGACTTCGCCGTCCATCTGGAAAACCAGCGCGCACAACTGTCCGAAGCGCTCAGCGTGACGCGCAACGCCACTATCGAACTGGGCGAAAGCTCGTCGCGCGGTGTCGATATTCTGCGCGATCTGGTGCTGCACGCGCAGGAACAGTTCCGTCAGGTGCTCAACGGCGCCGAAAACGAGCGCACGGCCTTTGAAACGCGCATCCATTCGACCCTGTCCAACATCTCGGTCATGGCCGCCGATGCACGCGATGAGCTGATCAACGAGACGCGCCGTGCGCTGGAGCAACTGAATATCGCCGCCGAAGACGCCCGCCGCGCGGCCGCCGATGCCGCCCAGACGGCGCAGGTGCGCGTCGATCGCCTCAACGAGTCGCTGTTCGAAGCGGGCAAGAAGGCCGATGAGGCGTTTGATGCGCGCTTCAATTCCGCGCGTCGCCTGATCGAGGATTCTGCGACGCTGATCGACGAAGCCGGCCTGACCGCCGCGGATCGTCTCGACAACGCCTTTGGTCACGCGCGTGATGGCATCAAGCAGGTGGAGATGGCGCTGAGCGACCTCAATGCGCGCGCCGACGAACTGCCGCTACAGGCCAAGTCGCGGCTGGAGGAAATCCGCCGCGCGGTCGAAGACGGCCTGCTGGCCATGACCGAGGCGGCGCGCAAGGCGGCGCTGGAAACCGAAAGCGTCGATCAGGCGTTTCAGGAGCGCGTTAAACGCAATTACGACATGCTGACCGAGGCCGTGCGCCTGATGGGGGTCATTTCGTCCCAGCCCCTGCCGACCGCACCGCCCGCCCCCAACCCCTATGTGGAGCGTTTTGAGCGCCCGCGCGACAGCGCAAGCCCGCGCGCCGCGACGCCAGAACCGCGCACGCCCGCGCGTCCTGAACGTCCGCGCCGTGCGCTCGACCCGCTGGAAGCGCCGCTCGATACGCCGCGCCCGATCTCTGCCACCCCGTCGGCGTCGCGCTCCCCCAGTGGCCTGTCGTGGCGTGACCTACTGAACGGCATGGATGGCCGCGAAGCCCCCCCGCGTGCCACGCAGCCGCGCGCTGAGCCCGCCCCCGCCCCCGTGGAGCCCGGCGGCCCGGACACTCTCGATGACCTGATGATTGCCGAAGTCGCCTCGATGGGCGTCGATGCGCAGGCCCTGCTCAACCGTTCGCGCCTCGAAGAAATCATCGCCGCCATCGTCGCCGACGATAACGAAGGCGCGCGTCTGGTCCTGCGTCGCATTGCGCCGGCGGCCATCCGCCGCCTCAGCCGCCGCCTGACCACCGACGCCAATCTGCGCGATCAGGCGCAGGAATTCGTCACCTTCTACGACCGGCAGCTCAATATCGCCCTGTTGACCCGTGATCCACGCGGTGCCCTGACAGAGATACTGGCCACCCCGACGGGGCGCACCTATCTGCTGTTCGACGCCGCCATCAGCGACCTGATCTGATGCACCTGACCTGTCGCTCCGAAGCCTGGCCCATTGCCGGGCGTTTCACCATTGCGCGCGGCTCCAAGACCGAGGCGCATGTCATCTATGTCGAGGTGACGGACGGCACGCACAGGGGCCACGGTGAAGCGGTCCCCTATGCCCGCTATGGCGAAACGGTCGAAGGCGCGCTGGCCGCGCTTGACGCCGCACGCGCCGACATCGAAGCGGGGCAAATACCCGACCTGACGGGGGCTGCCGCCAATGCGCTCGATTGCGCCCTGTGGGATTTGCGCGCCAAGGCGTCAGGGGTTCCCGCGTGGAAGGCGGCGGGTTTGCGTAGTTTCAGTCCGCTGAAGACCGCCTATACGCTCAGCCTCGATACGCCCGAAGCCATGGGGGCGCAGGCCGCCGCCAATGCCCGCCGCCCGCTGCTCAAACTGAAGATCGGCGGGCCGGACGATCTGTCGCGCGTGGAAGCCGTGCGACGCAATGCGCCCAAGACACGCCTGATCGTCGATGCGAATGAAGGCCTGACGCTCGATAGCCTCAAGGCGCTGGCGCCCGAACTGCAACGCCTCGGCGTCGTGCTGATCGAACAGCCGCTGAAGGCGGGCGAAGACGACGCACTGGAAGGTTATAAATGCCCCGTGCCGCTGTGCGCCGACGAAAGCCTGCATACGCGCGCCGAACTGGAGCGCTGCGCGCGCCTCTATGATGCGGTGAACATTAAACTCGACAAGACCGGTGGCCTGACCGAGGCTCTGGCCCTGAAACAGGCGGCGCAGGCCAAGGGGCTGAGGATCATGGTCGGCTGCATGGTCGCCACCTCGCTGAGCATGGCTCCGGCCATGATCGTGGCGCAGGGGGCCGACTTTGTCGATCTCGACGGGCCGCTGCTGCTGGCCAAAGACCGTGAGCACGGGCTGAAAGTCACCGGTTCGATGCTGGAACCGCCCGAACCGGCCCTGTGGGGGTAGAGCGGATTTCGTTCAAATTGAATCGAAACGAAATTCGGCGAAGCCAAATCACGCTCTACATTTTTGGTTTAACGCGCTTTTTTATCCGAAAAGTGCGCCCCACTTTTCGGAAAGCGCTCTGATCAGCCCTTTTTCAGGCGCGGAGCCAGAAACGCGCAGACGATCAGTTGCAACTGATGGAACAGCATCACCGGCAACAGAACCGGCCCCAGCACCGCGGCCGGAAACAGCGTCCCCGCCATCGGCACGCCTGAGGCCAGAGACTTCTTCGAGCCACAGAACAGCACCACCACGCGGTCTTCGTGGCTGAGGCCCATACGTCCGGAAACCCACCAGGTGCCGCCCATGACCAGCGCCAGAAGCCCGGCCCCGATGACGAAGATCAGGCCCAGATCGCTCAGGCCCACCTTCGACCACAGGCCTTCGACCACCGAGGCCGAAAAGGCCGTATAGACGACCAGCAGGATCGACCCGCGATCGACGCGCCCGACCAGCGTCTTGTGCCGGTCGAGATAGCCCTTCAGCCACGGCCGCATCAGGTGCCCGACCACAAAGGGCAGCAGCAGTTGCAGGGCGATGTCGATGATCGAATCGAGCGACACGCCGCCGCCCGTCGTCTTCATCAACACCGCAACCAGCAGCGGCGTAATGACAATCCCCAGAATATTGGACAAGGAGGCGCTGCACACCGCCGCGGCGACATTGCCGCCCGCTATGGCCGTGAAGGCGATGGACGACTGCACGGTCGAAGGCAGCAGGCAGAGGAATAGCACGCCCGACAGGATCATCGGGTCCATCAGCGGTTTCAGTACCGTCTGTATGCCCAGCCCCAACAGCGGAAACACGGCAAAGGTGGTCAGGAACACCACCAGATGCACCTTCCACGCCATCAGCCCGGCGAAAATGGCTTCGCGTGACAGCTTGGCCCCATGCAGGAAGAACAGCAGCACGATGGCCGCGTCCTTGACCCAGCCGGCGACCACAGCACTGTCGCCCCGCACCGGCAGGACGGAGGCCAGCCCCACCATGCCCAGCAGGGCCAGGATGTAGGGGTCGAAGGTCTTGATCAGGTTACGCAGCGTAAAGGCGGGAGCATCGGTCATGCCCCCTTGTCGGCGTCTTTGGGCCGATAATCAACCCGGCACGCCCACCTTTTGCGCCGCCAACAGAGGCACGATCAGATCACTGACCGGTGTCGGGATGCCGTGCAGACGCCCTTTGCGCGCGATGACGGCGTTGCGGGCGTCCCATTCGGTTTCGCGTCCGGCGGCGCGGTCATCATACATCGAATTGGTGTCGTCGGGCGTGGCGGCCATAAACCGCGCCATCTGTGTGTCAATCAGATCGTCGGGCAGGTCCGCCCCTTCGGCCCGCCCCACGGCCACGCATTCGCTCAGAATGGCGCGCGCAATCGCGGCGATACCCGGCTGATGGAAGACCTGCATGGTTTGTCCCGTCAGCGCCAGTATGGCCCCGCCCGGCGCGTTGACACACAGCTTTTTCCAGTTTTCGCTCACATAATCCGGCGTCGGACGTGCCGTGACAAAGCTGCCCGTAAACAGCGCGCAGAAGTCCTGACCTTCCGGTGTATCAGCCGTGAGCACGCCTGCCCGGCCCCGCCACTCGGCCACGCCCGGCGCAGAGCGTCCTGCCGGAATATCGACCACCACCGGCACCAGCACCGTCCCCGCCGGAACCACCGGCGTGACCCGCTCACGGTGCTCGACGCCGTTTTGCAGGATAGCGACACGGGTGTGAGGTCCGACCGTAGCATCGAGCCACGCCTTTGCCCCTTCGACCTGATGCGCCTTGACGCACAGCAGCACCCAATCGGCGGGCGTGAGCGCTTCCGGCACGGTGACCACCGACACCCGGCGGCGCGGCGCCATCTCACCGGCATTGGCTACTTTGAGCTGCGCGAAGGCCTGCCGGGCGGCAAACACCACCTGATGGCCCGCGTCGATCAGGGCCGCCCCGACGCTCAGACCGACCGCGCCGGGCCCGATGATGACAATGTTCGCCATTTTATTACGTTTCCTTCCCCAAGGTGATTCTATCGCGTCGTGCGTTTTGACGATAACGTAAACCTCTTCTGCGGGGTGTGTGATGACCGACTTTGCCAAACGTTTCAAGCTGATCAACTACTATCCGCCATTTATCGGGGCGGGCATCCGCGTCGTGCGCACCGATGCCGATTTCACCGAGATCGAGGTGCAGATGAAGCTGCGCTGGTGGAACCGCAATGTGGTCGGCACGCAGTTCGGCGGCTCGCTGTACATGATGTGCGACCCGTTCTTTATGGCCATCCTGATGACGCATCTGGGGCGCGGTTACATAGTCTGGGACAAGGCGGCGCGCATCGACTTCCTCAAACCCGGCCGAGGGCGGGTAACGGCCATTTTCCGCATTCCGCCTGAAGAGATCGCGCGCCTCCGCACAGAGGCCGACCGCCAGTCCAAGCTGGAGCCGGAATTTGAGGTCGATGTGGTGGACGACGCCGGCGTGGTGGTGGCGCGCGTGCACAAGACGCTGTATGTGAGGAAAAAGCCTCCGAAATAGCCGCTCCCTCTCGTTTGAGAGAGGGACAGAATTTGCAACAGAGTGACGAATGGTCTGGTTCGCCAGCGACAATACCGCCCCCATGCACCCCGCCGTTCTGACCGCCCTGAGCGCCGCCAATACAGGCCACGCGGCCTCTTACGGCGCGGACGAGATCACGGCGCGCCTCAATGCCCGCCTGCGCGAGGTGTTTGGCAACCCGCACCTGAGGGCCTTCCCGACCTTCAACGGATCGGCGACCAATGGCGTGGCGCTGGCCTCTGTCATGCGACCGTTTGAAGCGACAATCGCCACGCGCGACGCCCATATCCAGAACGACGAATGCGGCCTGCCGGAGTTTTTCACCGGGGCCAAGATCCTGATTGCGCCGGACGTGCTGGGCAAGCTGACGCCCGAAGGGATTGAGGCCATCGTCGCCCTGTCGCAGGATCACGCCCCGCACGCCGCGCGCCCCAAGGTGATCAGCCTGACCCAATCGACGGAGATCGGCACGATCTATAGCGTCGAAGAGTTGCGCGCCCTGCGGGCCGTGGCCGACCGGCACGGTCTGCTGATCCATATGGACGGGGCGCGGCTGGCCAACGGTGTGGCAGCCTTGGGCGTATCGCCGGCCGAGGCCGTGACCGGCGTGGATATTCTGTCGTTTGGCGGCACCAAGGCGGGCGCGGCCCTGGCCGAAGCGGTGGTGATTTTGAACCCCGCCCTGATCCGCGACTTCGAATACTGGCACAAGCGCATGGGGCAGTTGCCGTCCAAGATGCGCTTCGTGTCGGCGCAGTTGCTGGCCCTGATCGAAGACGATCTGTGGCTGACACTGGCGTGGCACGCCAATGGCATGGCGCGGCGTCTGGCCGAAGGACTGAGCGCGCTTGAGGGCGTGTCTCTGGTCTATCCACAGGCGGCCAATGCCCTGTTTGTCGCCCTGCCCCCGGCGCTGGCCGAGGCGTTGCAGGCCGCCGGGCACCGCTTCTATCCGTGGTCTCTGGCGGGGGAGCATGTCTATCGGCTGGTGTGCAGCTTCGCCACGACCGAGGACGAGGTCACGGCGTTTCTGACGGATTGCCAGACGCACCTCCCCGGCCGCTGAGAGCTTAACATGTCCAAAACCACCGCCGCCACCGCCGCCCTGCAAAAGGCCGGGATCGCCTTTGATCTCCACCCCTATGCCTACGACCCGGACGCGCCGCGCGTCGGCCTGCAGGCCGCCGAAGCCCTGGGCGTCGATCCGTCCCAGACCTTCAAGACCCTGATGGCCGAGGTCGATGGCAAGGGTGTCTGCGTCGTCGTGCCGTCCGACGGCGAGGTGTCGATGAAGAAGCTGGCCGCGCACTTCAAGGGCAAGTCGGCGCAGATGATGAAGGTGCCCGAGGCCGAAAAGGTCACGGGCTTCAAGGTCGGCGGCATCTCCCCCTTCGGCCAGCGTAAAACCCATCCGACCGCCATAGACGAGACGGCGCAGCTTTATGACCGCATCTATATCAATGCTGGTCAGCGAGGCCTGCTGCTGTCGATTGCACCCGATGCGGCTGCGCATGTCTTGAATGCCGGATATGTGGATGTAATGGCGGAATAGCACAACCCGTGATAGTGTTCCTGTGGTCTATCAGGAGGCACATATGGCGGACGGTAATCCCTTCTTCGATCCCTTCGGATTGTGGCGCTTCGCGCCGCACACCCTGACGCAGGACATATTGCGCGGCTGGTCGCTGATCAGCATTACCGAGAACAATTCGTCAGCGCCCGACACCGAAAGACGTATTGTCGAACAGGAAAGCTATGGCCGCCAGATCGGTAAGCTGAGCGCGGCGGTGCTGTGCCTGATCGACGACCTGCCCGCCGATCAGCGCGATAAGGAGGCCTATAAGGAGTTGAGGGACCTCGTTAAGCGCATAAATGCGCTGAAGGCCGAGAGCGCCTCCCAACGGCTTGACCGCTGGAAGGACGATCTGACACGGCTGAAAACCTTCAATCCGGCGGAATATGAGCGGCAAATCCGCGAGTTGAAGGCGCTGCTTGGCTAAACGGACTGGCCTGCGTGGGTGGCGGCGATCACGTCGCCGTCTTACCGACCGTCATGCCCTTTTGCACCGCCGGACGCGCGCCGACCTTATCGAACCACGCCCGGATATGCGGCGTGTCAGCGAGCAGGGCCTCCTGCTGATAGAAGGTGCGCAGCGTATTGATCCACGGATAGATGGCCATATCGGCGATGGTGTAGTCATCCCCCGCCACATAGGCGTGCTTCGAGAGCTGCGTTTCCAGCACACCGAGCAGGCGTTTGGCTTCGTTGGTATAGCGGTTCAGCGCATAGGGCACCTTTTCCGGCGCAAAAACCGCAAAATGCCCAAGCTGACCGAACATCGGCCCCAGCCCGCCCATCTGCCAGTTCAGCCATTCCAGCACCTTGTAACGCGCCTCGCCCGACGTCGGCAGGAATTTACCCGTCTTTTCGGCCAGATAGACGAGGATAGCGCCGGTTTCAAAGACGCTGATGCCCGTCTCTTCATCGACAATGGCCGGAATCTTGTTGTTGGGAGAGATTTTCAGAAAGTCCGGATGGAACTGCTCATCAGCGCCGATATTGACCGGCCTGACCTTATACGGCAGGCCCATTTCTTCGAGGGCGATGGAGGCCTTGAAGCCGTTGGGCGTGGTCCAGGTGTGCAGAACAATCATGGTCTTTTCCCTCAATAGGTCGAGTATGCCGAAAACATGGGCATGAAACCGTAAACGTCAAGGTTACGGTTCATATCCCACTGAGCAGCCTTGGAGCCGTTTGATATCGTCACGGCTTAAGCGCCTTTCAGCTTCTTCTTCTCTTGCTGGATATAGATCAGCTCATTTTTAGCGATCTGATTTTTCGGGTCCAGTTTCAGCGACGCCTTGTACGCCGCCTCGGCCTCGTCCCAGCGGTTGAGTTCGATCAGGGCATAGCCCTTGCGGCGCAATATCGCGGCCTTGCCCATATCTGACAGGCCCAGCATGAAGTTGTTCAGATGCTTGTCGGCCGTTTCAATGGTTTCCTCGCTGCGTCCCGCCTGCCCCAGACAGAACAGGTGTTCAGCGATCATCACCTCATCAAACGGGTCACGCTTGAGACCGTCCTCAAGCATCGCTATGCACCGCGCATAGTCCTTGCGATCCGCGTAGACCCAACCCAATCCATGCGCAATGGTCGCATAGGGCGTCGGCCCCGACAAATTGATATTGAGCTTGGTCTTCCCGTCTTTATCGCCACCCGCCGCCATAACGCCAACCATCAGGGCCGCGGTCATATTGCGGGTGTAAACATTGATGTGGTCATCGCAACGTTCAAGATAATAGGGCGCGGGGGCCGTGGCCATGACAGCTTCCATATCCGGCACCAGCGCAAGGACTTTTGCCCGGTCAGCCGACTGAAAGGCCGCGGAAAAGGCTTGCGCGACGGCCTGCGCCTTCGCCTCGGCGGCCTTGTCCCGCGACTGGCACGCCACTACATCCAGCTCTGGTTTATCGGCGTCGGTGGTTGCGTCCTGCGCCAACGCGCTGCCGGAAAAAGCCAGTGCCGCACCTAAAGCGAGAAGTGTGGTTCGAAACAGCATGAAAAAGCCCCCCGTTGTTAAAACAGGAGGCTAAACTCATCCCTGCAGGGTGGCAAGAGCGCTTACAACCCGCCGCGCAGATAGTCCGTCTTGCCCAGTTCGACGCCATAATGGCGCAGGATGGCGTAGGCGGTCGTCACGTGGAAGAACAGGTTGGGAAGGACAAACCCAACCACATAGCTGTAGCCCGTAAAGGGGATTTCGCGGCCCGGTAGTTTCAGCACCACATCGCGGCTTTCGGCGCCATCGAACAGGGCTGGATCGACGGATTCGATATAGGCAATGGTCTTTGCCAGACGGTCTTTCAACTCGGCAAAGCTCGTCTCCGTGTCGGCCATGGAGGGGATCTCCGTGCCGGTCAGGCGCGCCACAGCCCCCTTGGCCGTATCCGAGACCGACTGGATCTGACGGCGCAGCGGGTGCATGTCAAGCGCCAGACGCGCTTCGATGACCACCGACGGGTCGATCTTTTTCGCTTCGGCAAAGGCTTCGGCCTTGCTGAGGATATGGGTCAGGTTCTTCATCGCGTTGATGAGAACAGGCACGGTCATCGAATAGATCGAAACAGGCGGTATCTGGGTCATGGACAGTCTCTTATAGGTGCCCGGTGCGGCACTTCACCCCAGATGGGCAGGGAGCGGCGACAGTCAAGGCCGAAGCTCGCATTAATACCAACGGCCGAAGATGCTGACCGCATCCGGCCGTTGAAGACACGAGACTGTTTCATATGTATCCGCGACATGAGACAGTCTCGAATGGAATACCAAGGGTCATTTTCAATGACCTTGGTATCAGGCGACAGAAATCACCTTCAGCGGTCCCACACGATCGGCCTCGGCCTGAGCGGCGAAGGTGCCATCGACCGTAACCTGATAGTCGCGCGCGGTGATGGTCGAAACCGACACCCACTCGCCCGTCGCCGTTTCCGGCGTCAGGGTCAGGCGCACAAAGCCGTTGCGGTCGGTCGAGGCGGCCAGCACTTCGTCGTTCTGATCCGCCAGCACCTTGGCGAGGCTGAAATTGGGCAGCAGATGATCGAACCACACGGTCGGGCTCGAAATCGCCGTAACGCCCAGTTCCACCGCCACGCGCTCGCCCTTGGCGTCGTGCAGTTCGTTGGCCCAGGCCTGATGGCTGTCGCCCGACAGCACGACGGCGCGCGCCCTGGCCTCGCGGATCAGGCCATAGAGGCGCTCGCGCTCGGCCGGATAACCGTCCCAGGCGTCGAGATTGAGCGGCAGCGGGTCTTCTGTCTGGCTGAACAGGTCGATCATCGGCCCAATGACGCCGGCCACATTGGGCGGCAGCATCTTCAACATACCAGTGATGCGTTCCTCGCCATACAGCGCCTTGAGGTCCGGGCCCTTGACCTTGGCCATCACCACCTGATTGCCAAGCACCTGCCAACGCACGCCATCGGCCACCGAGGCCTTCAGGCCCGTCTGAAGCCACTGACGCTGCGTGGCCCCCAGCAGTTCGCGCGACGGTGCATTCAGTTCGGCACGAAAGGCGGCGTAATCGGCCTTGCCCGCCGAATCGCGCTTGAGATCGGTCTGGTAGTCGAGTTGTTTGGAACGCGCCAGAAAGCGCGTCTCGGTCATGAACAGCTCGGCCAGTTGCCCGAAGCGGAACGAGCGGTAGATGGCTTCGGACAGCATACCCGGTTGCGGGTCACGAATGGGCATCCATTCACGATAGGCCTTCAGTGCCGCGGCCTTGCGCACATCGAAGTCGCCTTCGGTATCCGGCTGATGGTTCTCGGCCCCGTGCATCCACGGGTCGTTGCACATTTCGTGGTCGTCGAAGACACAAATCCACGCGGCGCGGGCGTGCGCCGCCTGAAGGTCGGCGTCGGCCTTGTACTGGGCGTGGCGCGTGCGGTAATCGGCCAGAGTGACAATCTCGTGCGGCGGCTCAGGAATCCGGCCCAGCAGGCGGCCATTGCCCATGCCGTAGTCGTTCAGGCCCGCACCGTATTCGTAGATATAGTCGCCCAGATGCAGGACGGCATCGACCTCTTTCAGATCGGCAATGGCGCGATAGGCATTGAAATAGCCGTTGGAAAACAGCGAGCACGAGGCCACCGCCAGCACGACGCGATCGGTCTGCAGCGGCAGGGTTTTGGCCTGACCGATGGGTGAGATCACGCCCTGACAAACGAAGCGGTAATAATAGGTCTGCCCCGGCTTGAGCGCCGCCGCATCGACCTTGACCGTATAGTCACGCCCGGCGTCGGTCACCATGCGACCGGTGCCGACGAGGGTTTTGAAATCGGCCTGTTCGGCGATCTGCCAGACGACTTCAGTGGCAGCCTCAAGACCTGACACCCGCGTCCACAGGATCAGGCGGTCGCTCAACGGGTCGCCCGCCGCCACGCCGTGTGCAAAGTGCGCGCCCTTGATCGGCGCCTGACCGGACCCGGATACGGCCGGAGCCGCCCCCATCAGACCGAAGGCCATCAGCG
Protein-coding regions in this window:
- a CDS encoding tipN; amino-acid sequence: MPEAMNVETANLSADTDDLDIPSTAHLSDARTDSEATHDVVPETAETPLEVEPAPVDDLLDRPLDFHAVSEPQPAPPPTEAMDTPQHAPLPPPTHTETPSALTSHRKAEPATAPVSPVEVKPDGIMQLSGGSPVPFWGGVTVISLGWALCLTAFILGAETQIAAFTLQPFRVVILGALALFPIGLIVATAFALRHAAALSREARRTAALADAMVAPAAIAATQTTALVESLRQQVEQAVRAVRVAHNDLNELSLRMKVETESMLAAAEQARQSTQTITGALSLERQAAMDMGVQLDEQARGVIDAVDRQARMVADASDLAQTQLREAEAALAARAADLATVAADTHNTARTVAEDLDRQTLRLETAGAGVADQIRSVEEGLGQQRAGLVSAALSLRADQEDFAVHLENQRAQLSEALSVTRNATIELGESSSRGVDILRDLVLHAQEQFRQVLNGAENERTAFETRIHSTLSNISVMAADARDELINETRRALEQLNIAAEDARRAAADAAQTAQVRVDRLNESLFEAGKKADEAFDARFNSARRLIEDSATLIDEAGLTAADRLDNAFGHARDGIKQVEMALSDLNARADELPLQAKSRLEEIRRAVEDGLLAMTEAARKAALETESVDQAFQERVKRNYDMLTEAVRLMGVISSQPLPTAPPAPNPYVERFERPRDSASPRAATPEPRTPARPERPRRALDPLEAPLDTPRPISATPSASRSPSGLSWRDLLNGMDGREAPPRATQPRAEPAPAPVEPGGPDTLDDLMIAEVASMGVDAQALLNRSRLEEIIAAIVADDNEGARLVLRRIAPAAIRRLSRRLTTDANLRDQAQEFVTFYDRQLNIALLTRDPRGALTEILATPTGRTYLLFDAAISDLI
- the dgcA gene encoding N-acetyl-D-Glu racemase DgcA; this encodes MHLTCRSEAWPIAGRFTIARGSKTEAHVIYVEVTDGTHRGHGEAVPYARYGETVEGALAALDAARADIEAGQIPDLTGAAANALDCALWDLRAKASGVPAWKAAGLRSFSPLKTAYTLSLDTPEAMGAQAAANARRPLLKLKIGGPDDLSRVEAVRRNAPKTRLIVDANEGLTLDSLKALAPELQRLGVVLIEQPLKAGEDDALEGYKCPVPLCADESLHTRAELERCARLYDAVNIKLDKTGGLTEALALKQAAQAKGLRIMVGCMVATSLSMAPAMIVAQGADFVDLDGPLLLAKDREHGLKVTGSMLEPPEPALWG
- a CDS encoding bile acid:sodium symporter family protein is translated as MTDAPAFTLRNLIKTFDPYILALLGMVGLASVLPVRGDSAVVAGWVKDAAIVLLFFLHGAKLSREAIFAGLMAWKVHLVVFLTTFAVFPLLGLGIQTVLKPLMDPMILSGVLFLCLLPSTVQSSIAFTAIAGGNVAAAVCSASLSNILGIVITPLLVAVLMKTTGGGVSLDSIIDIALQLLLPFVVGHLMRPWLKGYLDRHKTLVGRVDRGSILLVVYTAFSASVVEGLWSKVGLSDLGLIFVIGAGLLALVMGGTWWVSGRMGLSHEDRVVVLFCGSKKSLASGVPMAGTLFPAAVLGPVLLPVMLFHQLQLIVCAFLAPRLKKG
- a CDS encoding 2-dehydropantoate 2-reductase — encoded protein: MANIVIIGPGAVGLSVGAALIDAGHQVVFAARQAFAQLKVANAGEMAPRRRVSVVTVPEALTPADWVLLCVKAHQVEGAKAWLDATVGPHTRVAILQNGVEHRERVTPVVPAGTVLVPVVVDIPAGRSAPGVAEWRGRAGVLTADTPEGQDFCALFTGSFVTARPTPDYVSENWKKLCVNAPGGAILALTGQTMQVFHQPGIAAIARAILSECVAVGRAEGADLPDDLIDTQMARFMAATPDDTNSMYDDRAAGRETEWDARNAVIARKGRLHGIPTPVSDLIVPLLAAQKVGVPG
- a CDS encoding DUF4442 domain-containing protein, yielding MTDFAKRFKLINYYPPFIGAGIRVVRTDADFTEIEVQMKLRWWNRNVVGTQFGGSLYMMCDPFFMAILMTHLGRGYIVWDKAARIDFLKPGRGRVTAIFRIPPEEIARLRTEADRQSKLEPEFEVDVVDDAGVVVARVHKTLYVRKKPPK
- a CDS encoding threonine aldolase family protein, with protein sequence MVWFASDNTAPMHPAVLTALSAANTGHAASYGADEITARLNARLREVFGNPHLRAFPTFNGSATNGVALASVMRPFEATIATRDAHIQNDECGLPEFFTGAKILIAPDVLGKLTPEGIEAIVALSQDHAPHAARPKVISLTQSTEIGTIYSVEELRALRAVADRHGLLIHMDGARLANGVAALGVSPAEAVTGVDILSFGGTKAGAALAEAVVILNPALIRDFEYWHKRMGQLPSKMRFVSAQLLALIEDDLWLTLAWHANGMARRLAEGLSALEGVSLVYPQAANALFVALPPALAEALQAAGHRFYPWSLAGEHVYRLVCSFATTEDEVTAFLTDCQTHLPGR
- the ybaK gene encoding Cys-tRNA(Pro) deacylase translates to MSKTTAATAALQKAGIAFDLHPYAYDPDAPRVGLQAAEALGVDPSQTFKTLMAEVDGKGVCVVVPSDGEVSMKKLAAHFKGKSAQMMKVPEAEKVTGFKVGGISPFGQRKTHPTAIDETAQLYDRIYINAGQRGLLLSIAPDAAAHVLNAGYVDVMAE
- a CDS encoding glutathione binding-like protein, translating into MIVLHTWTTPNGFKASIALEEMGLPYKVRPVNIGADEQFHPDFLKISPNNKIPAIVDEETGISVFETGAILVYLAEKTGKFLPTSGEARYKVLEWLNWQMGGLGPMFGQLGHFAVFAPEKVPYALNRYTNEAKRLLGVLETQLSKHAYVAGDDYTIADMAIYPWINTLRTFYQQEALLADTPHIRAWFDKVGARPAVQKGMTVGKTAT
- a CDS encoding tetratricopeptide repeat protein, producing MLFRTTLLALGAALAFSGSALAQDATTDADKPELDVVACQSRDKAAEAKAQAVAQAFSAAFQSADRAKVLALVPDMEAVMATAPAPYYLERCDDHINVYTRNMTAALMVGVMAAGGDKDGKTKLNINLSGPTPYATIAHGLGWVYADRKDYARCIAMLEDGLKRDPFDEVMIAEHLFCLGQAGRSEETIETADKHLNNFMLGLSDMGKAAILRRKGYALIELNRWDEAEAAYKASLKLDPKNQIAKNELIYIQQEKKKLKGA
- a CDS encoding DUF1993 domain-containing protein, which encodes MTQIPPVSIYSMTVPVLINAMKNLTHILSKAEAFAEAKKIDPSVVIEARLALDMHPLRRQIQSVSDTAKGAVARLTGTEIPSMADTETSFAELKDRLAKTIAYIESVDPALFDGAESRDVVLKLPGREIPFTGYSYVVGFVLPNLFFHVTTAYAILRHYGVELGKTDYLRGGL